One genomic segment of Atribacterota bacterium includes these proteins:
- a CDS encoding chemotaxis protein CheC encodes MDLSFEGLNEIQLDALREVGNIGAGNAATALSKMVGKRVMMDVPLVRLIPLKEVPDWLGGPEQEVLGVYLSMFGAVNGHILFVMTIDDALKIMHILLGELTPSREQILEMDEIASSAMGEIGNILSSSYLAALADFTGLDLNHSVPAIAVDMAGAIVDVVLIEISKRGDYALLIETEFVEEEDKIKGYFMLIPDTGSLEIILRAIGVVGDV; translated from the coding sequence ATGGATCTTTCTTTTGAGGGTCTAAATGAAATACAGCTTGACGCCCTGCGAGAGGTTGGTAACATCGGAGCAGGGAATGCAGCAACTGCTCTCTCCAAAATGGTCGGAAAGAGGGTGATGATGGATGTTCCTCTGGTCCGTCTCATTCCCTTGAAGGAGGTTCCAGACTGGTTGGGTGGGCCAGAGCAGGAAGTTCTTGGGGTTTATCTCAGCATGTTTGGGGCAGTGAATGGACATATCCTTTTTGTGATGACCATCGATGATGCTTTGAAAATCATGCACATTCTTTTGGGAGAGCTGACTCCCAGTCGGGAACAGATTCTAGAAATGGATGAGATTGCCTCTTCAGCTATGGGAGAAATTGGCAATATTCTGTCCTCTTCATACCTTGCTGCTTTAGCTGATTTTACCGGGCTTGATTTGAATCATTCTGTTCCGGCGATTGCGGTGGACATGGCCGGTGCCATTGTGGATGTCGTGCTGATTGAAATTTCCAAACGAGGTGATTATGCACTGCTTATCGAGACCGAATTTGTCGAAGAGGAAGACAAGATTAAGGGGTATTTTATGCTGATTCCGGATACCGGGTCTTTAGAGATTATTTTGCGGGCTATAGGAGTTGTGGGCGATGTATAG
- a CDS encoding protein-glutamate O-methyltransferase CheR, translating into MEKEDILYLREVVLRRTGIDLSFYKETQLRRRLQFIMLRAGAQNVKEYALLLENDPKILEDFKNRFAINVSEFFRNPERFEDLRTKVLPEIIAASGPILKIWSAGCSVGSEPYSIAIVLEELKRKKLYHIWATDIDDDALRQAKEGVYSEAYFQSIPPEYLDKYFVKQDGSFAVIAHLKKRIAFAKHDLLRDEVQGTFDLVVCRNVVIYFEEEAKKIAFAKMSQALKKGGYLWIGSTERIPDPSSFGLQYALPFFYRKV; encoded by the coding sequence ATGGAAAAGGAGGACATCCTCTATTTACGAGAGGTTGTGTTGCGGAGAACAGGTATCGACCTCTCGTTCTATAAAGAAACGCAACTTCGGAGACGCCTGCAGTTCATCATGCTCAGGGCTGGCGCGCAGAATGTTAAGGAGTACGCGCTTTTGCTGGAGAACGATCCCAAAATTTTGGAAGATTTTAAAAATCGTTTTGCAATCAATGTTTCTGAGTTTTTCCGGAACCCGGAACGCTTTGAAGACCTGCGCACGAAAGTGTTACCGGAAATCATTGCTGCCTCTGGCCCCATTCTCAAAATTTGGAGTGCGGGATGTTCGGTGGGAAGTGAGCCGTATTCCATCGCCATTGTCCTTGAAGAACTGAAACGTAAAAAGCTATACCATATATGGGCAACCGATATTGATGACGATGCGCTGCGTCAAGCCAAAGAGGGTGTGTATTCTGAAGCATATTTTCAGAGTATTCCTCCAGAGTATCTGGATAAATATTTCGTGAAGCAGGATGGAAGTTTCGCCGTTATTGCTCATCTCAAAAAGCGGATTGCCTTTGCCAAACACGACCTTTTAAGGGACGAAGTTCAGGGAACATTTGACCTCGTTGTTTGTCGGAACGTGGTGATTTATTTTGAGGAAGAGGCCAAAAAGATTGCTTTTGCTAAGATGAGTCAAGCGTTAAAAAAGGGTGGGTATTTATGGATTGGGAGTACGGAACGCATTCCGGATCCATCTTCTTTTGGTTTACAGTATGCCCTTCCCTTTTTTTACCGAAAGGTGTAG
- a CDS encoding chemotaxis response regulator protein-glutamate methylesterase: MNKIKVMIVDDSSFMRKMVGDILESDPGIEVVAKCSNGVEALERLRSVTPDVILLDVEMPRMDGLKFLEEALQRRPERVVMLSALTQVGSETTVLALEKGAIDFISKPSGSISLDIEKKKDEIIQKIKAVSQVSLDRLKKYVAGSKVTEKSAVKREEKRECEKLVFVASSTGGPKALQTLVRNLSPLKNSGLIFVQHMPSGFTKSLAERLSEMAPLPIREAEEGERLMVNRGVMAPGGKHLLVDKDKKVVLGDDPPVKGLKPCADISLFSAVKAFGKNILAVVLTGMGKDAMEGCRLVRQEGGMVIAQDEASSLIFGMPRAVIEEGLANLVLPLEEIGEAIVEWDVNQHFSERER, encoded by the coding sequence ATGAATAAAATTAAAGTGATGATTGTCGATGACTCCAGCTTTATGCGCAAAATGGTTGGTGATATTTTGGAAAGTGACCCCGGGATTGAGGTCGTTGCCAAGTGCAGCAATGGTGTGGAAGCACTCGAAAGACTTCGGTCGGTTACTCCTGATGTCATTCTGCTTGACGTGGAGATGCCCCGAATGGATGGTCTAAAATTTTTGGAAGAAGCACTTCAGCGAAGGCCTGAGCGAGTGGTCATGCTCAGTGCGCTGACCCAAGTGGGGAGTGAAACTACCGTTCTTGCCCTGGAGAAAGGAGCGATTGATTTCATTTCCAAGCCTTCGGGAAGCATTTCTCTGGATATCGAAAAGAAGAAAGACGAAATCATCCAGAAAATCAAAGCGGTGAGTCAGGTTTCTCTTGATCGACTCAAGAAGTATGTTGCAGGAAGCAAAGTGACGGAGAAGAGCGCTGTAAAGAGAGAGGAAAAGCGAGAATGTGAAAAGCTCGTTTTTGTTGCTTCTTCAACTGGAGGTCCTAAGGCGTTGCAGACGCTGGTTCGAAATTTGAGTCCTTTGAAAAATAGTGGATTGATTTTTGTGCAACATATGCCCAGTGGTTTTACGAAAAGCCTTGCGGAGCGGTTGAGTGAGATGGCTCCGTTACCTATCAGAGAGGCAGAAGAAGGGGAACGACTGATGGTCAATAGAGGAGTTATGGCCCCTGGCGGTAAGCATCTTCTGGTGGATAAGGACAAAAAGGTAGTACTCGGTGATGATCCCCCGGTTAAAGGCTTGAAGCCTTGTGCGGATATTTCACTTTTTTCAGCCGTGAAGGCGTTTGGAAAGAATATTTTGGCAGTGGTTCTCACTGGCATGGGAAAAGATGCTATGGAGGGATGCCGACTGGTGCGTCAGGAAGGGGGAATGGTGATTGCTCAAGATGAAGCAAGTTCCCTGATTTTTGGTATGCCCCGGGCAGTCATTGAGGAAGGATTGGCCAACCTTGTACTTCCCTTAGAAGAGATTGGAGAAGCGATTGTAGAGTGGGACGTCAACCAGCATTTTTCTGAGAGGGAACGCTGA
- a CDS encoding flagellar brake protein, translated as MEKDRIFKVNRRLNVGLKKKDEDGQERTVYYSSRIEAVDKQEVWIATPQEKGVLVPVSVGEELEVYLVSENEVFYFRCRVKNRVKKGNIAYLILNMPQEVIRKQRREYVRFNVALPVLLKKGDKTLEATTKNVSGGGMLVHLDDKKNSLEVQEEVFFCLQMNGGEIIGKAEVVRRDEPHLYGFRFTTISDKDREEIVRYIFKQQVELRKKGLLKR; from the coding sequence ATGGAAAAGGATCGGATTTTTAAGGTGAATCGCCGGTTGAATGTGGGCCTCAAAAAGAAAGACGAAGATGGTCAGGAAAGAACCGTCTATTATTCCAGTCGTATTGAAGCCGTTGATAAGCAGGAGGTGTGGATTGCCACACCTCAGGAAAAAGGTGTTCTAGTGCCGGTGAGTGTTGGGGAAGAACTGGAGGTGTACCTGGTAAGCGAGAATGAAGTTTTTTATTTTCGATGTCGAGTGAAAAATCGGGTCAAGAAGGGTAATATTGCCTATCTTATTTTAAACATGCCCCAGGAAGTAATTCGCAAGCAGAGAAGGGAGTATGTACGGTTTAACGTGGCCTTACCGGTTCTATTAAAGAAGGGCGACAAAACGCTGGAAGCGACAACCAAAAACGTGAGTGGTGGTGGAATGTTAGTGCATCTCGACGATAAGAAGAACTCTCTTGAGGTTCAAGAAGAAGTTTTTTTCTGCCTGCAAATGAATGGAGGGGAAATAATTGGAAAAGCAGAGGTGGTGCGCAGAGATGAACCACATCTTTATGGATTTCGTTTTACTACCATTTCGGATAAGGATCGGGAAGAAATTGTCCGGTACATTTTTAAACAGCAGGTTGAACTGAGGAAGAAAGGGCTTTTAAAGCGATGA
- the flhA gene encoding flagellar biosynthesis protein FlhA has product MNENLIRMLERGEKNSDFLFAFLFIVILIMMVIPLPPMLVDFLLSCNIALAVMILLATTYITNPLQFSVFPSLLLFTTLFRLALNVSTTRLILLRGYAGKLIAAFGTFVVGGNYIVGFIIFLILVIIQFVVITNGAGRIAEVAARFTLDSMPGKQMSIDADLNAGLIDDKEARRRRREIERQADFYGAMDGASKFVRGDAIAGLIITMINFLGGIVVGALQRGLNVQEALQTYALLTVGDGLVAQIPALLISTASGLIVTRAASEENLGQDVSRELMQVPRAVLLTALLLLFLGMIPGLPKIPFMLLSLGAGIFAYMRREKKPETEIEAEMPKEELPKTPEEIARLIEVNPVELEIGYGLVHLFDVKEGGALLDRITQMRINLAREKGLIVPPIRVRDNLRLRPNEYVVKIRGIDVAKGEILPHHYLAIHPQGESTPIEGIATREPAFNLPAYWVNERQKENAEIAGFTLVDAESVLVTHLSEVIKSHAAELLTRQEVQLLIEQVKKTDQAVVDELIPQAMSIGEIQKVLQNLLVENVPIKDLPLILEALADAVHQVKSIEELTEVVRRKLGRAICKQYLTEDERLHALTLDTPLEQYFQRVFTREENLDPQLFRVILNNLSGNVERMVSMGYFPVLVVPGKIRRSLRSLLGGYMPQLVILAMEEVPRELELKVEGVVKGG; this is encoded by the coding sequence GTGAACGAGAACTTAATCCGGATGTTGGAGCGAGGAGAAAAGAATAGCGATTTTCTCTTTGCCTTTCTTTTCATCGTGATCCTCATCATGATGGTTATTCCTCTTCCGCCTATGCTGGTTGATTTTCTCTTAAGTTGTAATATTGCCCTTGCGGTTATGATTCTTCTTGCCACCACCTATATCACCAATCCTCTTCAGTTTTCGGTTTTCCCTTCGCTTCTCCTTTTCACCACTCTTTTTCGATTAGCCCTGAATGTTTCTACCACTCGCCTTATTCTTTTGCGTGGCTATGCTGGAAAACTGATTGCTGCCTTTGGAACCTTCGTGGTGGGTGGGAATTACATCGTCGGTTTCATCATTTTTCTCATCCTGGTTATTATTCAGTTTGTGGTCATTACCAATGGTGCTGGGCGGATTGCAGAAGTCGCTGCCAGGTTCACTCTGGACTCCATGCCGGGGAAGCAAATGAGCATTGATGCTGACCTTAACGCTGGTCTTATCGACGATAAGGAAGCACGTCGGCGACGTCGGGAAATCGAGCGCCAGGCAGATTTTTATGGAGCCATGGATGGAGCCAGTAAATTTGTCCGGGGTGATGCGATTGCTGGCCTCATTATCACCATGATCAATTTCTTGGGCGGTATTGTGGTGGGAGCGCTACAAAGGGGATTAAATGTTCAGGAGGCACTCCAGACCTATGCTCTCCTTACGGTCGGTGACGGGCTGGTGGCTCAGATTCCAGCGTTGCTCATTTCTACGGCTAGTGGCCTCATCGTCACCAGAGCTGCCAGTGAAGAGAACCTGGGTCAGGATGTTTCTCGAGAATTAATGCAGGTACCACGGGCGGTATTACTCACGGCTTTACTCCTTCTCTTCTTGGGCATGATTCCCGGGCTTCCCAAAATCCCATTTATGCTGTTAAGTCTTGGTGCCGGAATCTTTGCCTATATGAGGCGCGAGAAAAAACCAGAAACGGAAATCGAAGCTGAAATGCCCAAGGAAGAGTTACCCAAGACACCCGAGGAAATCGCTCGTCTTATTGAAGTGAACCCGGTAGAGCTGGAAATTGGTTACGGTCTTGTACACCTCTTTGATGTGAAGGAAGGTGGAGCACTTTTAGATCGGATTACGCAGATGCGAATTAACTTGGCCCGAGAAAAGGGTTTGATTGTACCCCCGATTCGGGTAAGGGATAATCTGCGTTTGCGTCCCAACGAGTACGTGGTGAAAATTCGAGGGATTGACGTTGCCAAGGGTGAAATTTTACCTCATCACTATCTGGCCATTCATCCTCAAGGCGAAAGTACGCCCATCGAGGGAATCGCCACTCGAGAACCAGCTTTTAACCTTCCGGCATACTGGGTGAATGAAAGGCAGAAAGAAAATGCTGAAATCGCCGGATTCACTCTGGTTGATGCTGAGTCCGTTCTGGTGACCCATCTTTCTGAAGTGATTAAATCGCACGCGGCTGAGCTCTTAACCAGGCAAGAAGTTCAGCTTCTCATCGAGCAGGTTAAAAAGACTGACCAGGCGGTGGTTGACGAACTTATCCCACAGGCAATGTCGATTGGAGAGATTCAAAAGGTTCTCCAGAATCTTTTGGTGGAAAACGTTCCCATTAAAGATCTTCCTTTGATTCTGGAAGCGCTGGCTGATGCGGTTCACCAGGTAAAAAGTATTGAAGAGTTGACAGAAGTGGTGCGCAGAAAATTGGGCCGAGCTATCTGTAAGCAATATCTGACTGAAGACGAACGTCTTCACGCTTTAACGCTGGATACGCCTCTTGAGCAGTACTTTCAGCGGGTTTTTACTCGGGAAGAGAACCTTGATCCGCAGCTTTTCCGAGTGATTCTCAACAATTTGAGTGGTAATGTGGAGAGGATGGTCAGTATGGGATATTTTCCGGTTTTAGTGGTTCCTGGTAAAATAAGGAGAAGTTTGCGTAGTCTCCTTGGGGGGTACATGCCTCAACTCGTGATTTTGGCCATGGAAGAGGTGCCCCGTGAGCTGGAGTTGAAAGTTGAAGGAGTCGTAAAGGGCGGTTGA
- the flhB gene encoding flagellar biosynthesis protein FlhB, with translation MPLQEKTEAPTPKKRAELRKRGQVPISVDFANGFHFLVLFSFLAFGGSSLASQVAEFARSTWAAKLPAEDTLSWALEVIKQAVASVIRIVAPVVFIGMGVGLFLGFLQSGFLISFEKLKPKFDYVNPIRGLGRLFSLRTGMEFLKVSLKAGLGVFIAYTVLRGNLPVLSNLTEMEIGDALGIVGNLTRRVGFTLGGLFLGIGFFDFFYQRFEYERSIRMTKEELKEEYKQTEGDPIVKSRIRSRQREIARRRMMQGVPKAQVVVTNPVHIACALRYERGVMRAPVLVAKGKRLIAEKIKEVARQHGVPVVENKKVAWELFRHCEIGQEIPGFLYRAVAEILAFVYRLEQKVRRK, from the coding sequence ATGCCCTTACAGGAGAAAACCGAAGCTCCGACTCCAAAAAAACGAGCGGAATTGCGTAAAAGGGGACAGGTTCCTATCAGTGTCGATTTTGCCAATGGTTTCCATTTTTTGGTCCTTTTCTCGTTTCTTGCTTTTGGTGGTTCTTCGCTGGCGTCTCAGGTGGCGGAGTTTGCTCGCTCGACGTGGGCGGCAAAACTCCCCGCAGAGGATACCTTGTCCTGGGCTTTGGAGGTGATAAAGCAGGCTGTGGCCTCGGTCATACGGATTGTTGCCCCGGTGGTCTTCATTGGCATGGGAGTTGGTCTTTTCTTGGGATTTCTCCAGTCGGGTTTCTTGATATCTTTTGAAAAGCTGAAACCAAAATTTGATTACGTGAATCCTATACGGGGACTGGGAAGGCTTTTTTCGTTACGAACCGGAATGGAATTCCTTAAGGTCTCGCTCAAAGCAGGATTAGGAGTGTTCATTGCCTATACCGTCCTTCGGGGGAACTTGCCGGTTTTGAGCAATCTCACCGAAATGGAAATTGGTGATGCGTTAGGGATAGTGGGAAATTTAACCCGAAGAGTGGGATTTACCTTAGGAGGGCTATTTCTGGGTATTGGGTTTTTTGACTTTTTTTATCAACGATTTGAATATGAACGAAGTATTCGTATGACGAAAGAAGAATTGAAAGAGGAGTATAAACAAACCGAGGGTGATCCGATTGTGAAATCGCGTATTCGCTCCCGACAGCGGGAGATCGCCCGACGCCGTATGATGCAGGGAGTACCCAAGGCTCAGGTGGTGGTTACAAACCCGGTGCATATCGCTTGCGCGTTGCGGTACGAACGAGGTGTCATGCGGGCACCGGTTTTGGTGGCTAAAGGAAAGCGACTGATTGCGGAAAAAATCAAAGAAGTTGCTCGTCAGCATGGCGTTCCTGTTGTGGAAAATAAAAAAGTTGCTTGGGAATTGTTTCGCCATTGTGAAATAGGACAGGAAATTCCGGGATTTCTCTATCGAGCGGTGGCGGAGATTCTCGCTTTTGTGTATCGTCTGGAGCAGAAAGTAAGGAGGAAATAG
- the fliR gene encoding flagellar biosynthetic protein FliR: protein MTELLYFSFYPFLLVWIRILGLFLTAPVFNSRVIPVLAKLGFSFLLGIIIFPTLNAPQVVVQGTGTYVLSLMAELLLGIALGFVTNLIFSAIQIAGEIIDFQMGFSYVNVVDPLSNLGSSVMGQFYLMVALLYYLGIGGHYLALQGIAYSFQTIPLGRFTLEAEMFPSFLALLKEVMIIALQLGAPVIGALFLANFTLAIISRAIPQMNVFIVGLPLNIGVGFLMSLMTLPYLFPFLERIVELFLRGFFRIFALP, encoded by the coding sequence GTGACCGAGCTTCTTTATTTTTCTTTTTATCCGTTTCTTCTGGTGTGGATACGGATACTGGGGCTTTTTCTGACTGCTCCAGTTTTTAACAGTCGTGTTATTCCAGTTTTAGCCAAACTCGGTTTTTCTTTCCTGCTTGGTATTATCATTTTCCCCACGCTCAATGCTCCTCAGGTTGTGGTCCAGGGAACCGGAACCTATGTTTTATCGCTTATGGCAGAACTTTTACTCGGTATCGCCCTTGGTTTTGTGACGAACCTCATTTTCTCGGCCATTCAGATTGCTGGGGAAATCATCGATTTTCAGATGGGTTTTAGCTACGTGAATGTGGTTGATCCGCTTTCCAATTTGGGTTCTTCGGTCATGGGACAATTCTACCTTATGGTCGCGTTATTATATTATCTGGGGATTGGGGGACATTACCTTGCTTTACAAGGTATTGCGTATTCTTTTCAGACGATTCCTTTGGGAAGATTTACTTTGGAAGCCGAAATGTTTCCCTCTTTTCTTGCTCTCCTCAAAGAAGTGATGATCATCGCTTTACAACTTGGTGCTCCGGTCATTGGGGCTCTTTTCCTGGCCAATTTTACTCTGGCCATTATTTCTCGAGCCATTCCCCAGATGAATGTTTTTATCGTGGGTTTGCCCCTCAACATTGGCGTGGGATTCTTGATGAGCTTGATGACATTGCCGTACCTTTTCCCCTTTTTAGAACGGATTGTGGAACTTTTTCTGCGCGGCTTTTTCCGGATTTTCGCTCTCCCCTAA
- the fliQ gene encoding flagellar biosynthesis protein FliQ: protein MGEELFLEVGREVLLVVLKIGVPILGATLVVGILVSVFQAVTQVHELTLTFVPKILVVILILILLGPWMVRTLLDFVIQLFWNLPSFVR, encoded by the coding sequence ATGGGTGAAGAACTCTTTCTGGAAGTTGGGCGGGAAGTCCTGTTGGTGGTTTTAAAAATCGGTGTACCCATCCTCGGAGCGACGCTTGTGGTGGGAATTCTGGTCAGCGTTTTTCAGGCTGTTACCCAGGTACATGAGTTGACCCTTACCTTTGTCCCAAAAATCTTAGTGGTGATTCTGATCCTGATTCTCCTTGGTCCCTGGATGGTGAGGACGCTGCTTGATTTTGTTATCCAGCTCTTCTGGAATCTTCCTTCTTTTGTGCGGTGA
- the fliP gene encoding flagellar type III secretion system pore protein FliP (The bacterial flagellar biogenesis protein FliP forms a type III secretion system (T3SS)-type pore required for flagellar assembly.) has protein sequence MRERKRNRNMIFPLLFIGVFFLLGASGFSLHAQEIPFPLLTLPRITVEPQASDSPKDFTLSLQIILLLTILSLAPAILIMVTSFTRVVVVLAFVRNALGSAQIPPTPVLIGLALFLTFFIMAPVLGRINQEVLTPYLEGNMDQTEAFNRGTEILREFMFRQTQEKDLALMVSLAKLPRPRTRVDIPTHVLIPAFILSELKIAFTLGFLIYVPFLVIDMVVASVLMSMGMMMLPPVLISLPFKILLFVLVDGWELITRGIVLSVR, from the coding sequence ATGAGGGAAAGAAAACGGAATAGAAATATGATTTTCCCCCTCCTTTTCATAGGGGTATTTTTTCTTTTGGGGGCATCTGGATTTTCTCTCCATGCCCAGGAGATTCCCTTTCCTTTATTGACTCTGCCTCGGATTACTGTGGAACCCCAAGCATCGGATAGCCCAAAAGATTTCACCTTGTCTCTCCAGATTATTCTTCTTCTGACGATTTTGAGTCTGGCTCCGGCGATTCTTATCATGGTGACCTCATTCACCAGGGTGGTGGTGGTTCTGGCTTTTGTGCGCAATGCCCTGGGTTCGGCTCAGATTCCTCCCACGCCGGTTCTCATCGGTCTTGCACTCTTTCTCACGTTTTTCATCATGGCGCCGGTGTTGGGAAGAATCAATCAGGAAGTTTTGACCCCGTATTTAGAGGGAAATATGGACCAGACTGAAGCGTTCAACAGGGGGACAGAAATTTTACGGGAATTCATGTTTCGTCAAACTCAGGAAAAGGACCTGGCGTTAATGGTTTCTCTGGCAAAACTTCCCCGACCTCGCACTAGGGTTGATATCCCGACTCACGTGCTGATTCCTGCTTTTATTTTGAGTGAACTCAAGATTGCTTTTACCTTGGGATTCCTCATTTATGTTCCCTTTCTGGTCATTGATATGGTGGTGGCGAGTGTGTTGATGTCGATGGGGATGATGATGCTCCCTCCGGTGTTGATTTCTCTTCCTTTTAAGATTCTCCTTTTTGTTCTGGTTGATGGATGGGAACTCATTACTCGAGGTATTGTTTTGAGTGTCCGGTGA
- a CDS encoding flagellar biosynthetic protein FliO, translating into MRKIVAFLAVFWWSGNAVWAQEELNLPEVEPSVTFQGGVGILRFVLAFLLIIAILWTLFFLMKKFAGQGVRAVSSRYMRIVDVLPVRGNLYFYLVQVGERIVMVVQSGTAVREIMECHQDDLVENSPAQTFSTYLDVFFRRKTHEGKKTE; encoded by the coding sequence ATGAGAAAGATTGTTGCTTTTCTTGCCGTTTTTTGGTGGTCAGGTAATGCAGTCTGGGCACAAGAAGAGTTAAATTTGCCGGAAGTCGAACCTTCGGTGACGTTTCAAGGTGGAGTCGGAATTTTGCGTTTTGTTTTGGCCTTTTTGCTCATCATCGCTATTCTGTGGACTCTTTTCTTTTTGATGAAGAAATTTGCCGGACAAGGTGTTCGTGCTGTCTCGTCCAGGTACATGCGCATTGTCGACGTTTTACCGGTTCGGGGGAATCTTTACTTTTATCTTGTCCAGGTGGGAGAACGAATTGTGATGGTGGTTCAGAGTGGGACGGCTGTGCGAGAAATCATGGAATGCCACCAGGATGACCTGGTTGAAAATTCTCCTGCTCAAACTTTTTCCACTTACCTCGACGTCTTTTTTCGGAGAAAGACTCATGAGGGAAAGAAAACGGAATAG
- the fliY gene encoding flagellar motor switch phosphatase FliY yields the protein MEEILRPEEKDVIGELGNISMASAATALSGLLRKRVEITVPEVELVHLEDVGTLFPEKHLLVKVVYQEGFAGDNILLVKEDDARIMVSLMMGGDGKEGLPETLGELEASAIGEAMNQMMGSASTAMSEFLNLRISISPPAVFFEEVEKLEEEWLQKQDRYVVKVMCRLVVEEVIDSYMIQLLPFYFVREITATLLPPPVVELSEEKNDKEEPVNTLRMERDLEEKSRKRVEARPVEFAEFKKKEEPSSQVNLELLLDVTLPLVVELGRVRLSIQEILELGPGSIVELDKLAGEPADLYVNDVLFARGEVVVIEENFGIRITEIVSPEERVRSLKEARA from the coding sequence ATGGAAGAAATTTTACGACCTGAGGAAAAAGATGTTATTGGTGAGCTGGGTAATATTTCTATGGCTTCTGCAGCTACTGCTTTAAGCGGTCTTTTGAGAAAAAGAGTAGAAATTACCGTTCCGGAGGTAGAGTTGGTTCATCTCGAAGACGTAGGAACGCTCTTTCCTGAGAAGCACCTCCTGGTGAAAGTTGTGTATCAGGAAGGGTTTGCAGGTGACAATATTCTTTTGGTTAAAGAAGACGATGCGCGCATCATGGTCAGCCTGATGATGGGAGGAGACGGAAAAGAAGGATTACCGGAAACCCTGGGAGAACTGGAAGCTAGCGCTATTGGGGAGGCTATGAATCAGATGATGGGTTCGGCGTCTACGGCTATGTCGGAGTTTTTAAACCTCCGGATTTCCATTTCACCTCCAGCGGTTTTCTTTGAAGAAGTTGAAAAATTGGAAGAAGAATGGTTGCAGAAACAGGATCGGTACGTGGTCAAAGTGATGTGTCGTCTGGTAGTGGAAGAAGTCATCGATAGTTATATGATCCAACTCCTGCCGTTCTATTTTGTTCGAGAAATCACCGCAACCCTTTTGCCGCCTCCTGTAGTGGAATTATCGGAAGAAAAGAACGATAAAGAAGAACCGGTGAATACGTTGCGAATGGAAAGAGATTTAGAGGAAAAATCCCGGAAAAGGGTGGAAGCTCGTCCAGTGGAGTTTGCCGAGTTTAAAAAGAAGGAAGAACCTTCTTCCCAGGTTAATCTGGAACTCCTACTTGATGTGACATTACCTCTTGTGGTAGAACTGGGGAGGGTCAGGCTTTCAATTCAGGAAATTTTGGAACTTGGGCCGGGGTCGATTGTGGAACTTGATAAATTGGCCGGTGAGCCTGCTGATCTCTATGTCAATGATGTGCTTTTCGCTCGGGGAGAAGTGGTGGTTATTGAGGAAAACTTTGGCATTCGCATTACCGAGATTGTGAGTCCTGAAGAACGAGTGAGGAGCTTAAAAGAGGCTCGTGCATGA